A genomic region of Canis lupus baileyi chromosome 17, mCanLup2.hap1, whole genome shotgun sequence contains the following coding sequences:
- the KCTD12 gene encoding BTB/POZ domain-containing protein KCTD12, translating to MALADSTRGLPNGGGGGGGSGSSSSSAEPPLFPDIVELNVGGQVYVTRRCTVVSVPDSLLWRMFTQQQPQELARDSKGRFFLDRDGFLFRYILDYLRDLQLVLPDYFPERSRLQREAEYFELPELVRRLGAPQQPGPGPPPPHSRRGVQKEGSLGDELLPLGCAEPEQQEGSSAGAPSPTLELASRSPSGGAAGPLLTPSQSLDGSRRSGYITIGYRGSYTIGRDAQADAKFRRVARITVCGKTSLAKEVFGDTLNESRDPDRPPERYTSRYYLKFNFLEQAFDKLSESGFHMVACSSTGTCAFASSTDQSEDKIWTSYTEYVFCRE from the coding sequence ATGGCCCTGGCGGACAGCACACGTGGACTACCCAACGGGGGTGGCGGCGGGGGTGGCAGCGGCTCCTCGTCctcctccgcggagccgccgctcTTCCCCGATATCGTGGAGCTGAACGTGGGGGGCCAGGTGTATGTGACCCGGCGCTGCACCGTGGTGTCGGTGCCCGACTCGCTGCTCTGGCGCATGTTCACGCAGCAGCAGCCGCAGGAGCTGGCCCGGGACAGCAAAGGCCGCTTCTTTCTGGACCGAGACGGCTTCCTCTTCCGCTACATCCTGGATTACCTGCGGGACTTGCAGCTCGTGCTGCCCGACTACTTCCCCGAGCGCAGCCGGCTGCAGCGCGAGGCCGAGTACTTCGAGCTGCCGGAGCTCGTGCGCCGCCTCGGGGCGCCCCAGCAGCCcggcccggggccgccgccgccgcactcGCGGCGCGGGGTGCAGAAGGAGGGCTCGCTGGGCGACGAGCTGCTGCCGCTGGGCTGCGCGGAGCCCGAGCAGCAGGAGGGCTCGTCGGCCGGGGCGCCGTCGCCCACGCTGGAGCTGGCCAGCCGCAGCCCGTCCGGGGGTGCGGCGGGCCCGCTGCTCACGCCGTCCCAGTCCTTGGACGGCAGCCGGCGCTCGGGCTACATCACCATCGGCTACCGCGGCTCCTACACCATCGGGCGGGACGCGCAGGCAGACGCCAAGTTCCGGCGAGTGGCGCGCATCACCGTGTGCGGCAAGACGTCGCTGGCCAAGGAGGTGTTCGGCGACACCCTGAATGAGAGCCGGGACCCCGACCGGCCGCCCGAGCGCTACACCTCGCGCTATTACCTCAAGTTCAACTTCCTGGAGCAGGCCTTCGACAAGCTGTCCGAGTCGGGCTTCCACATGGTGGCGTGCAGTTCCACGGGCACCTGCGCCTTCGCCAGCAGCACCGACCAGAGCGAGGACAAGATCTGGACCAGCTACACCGAGTACGTCTTCTGCAGGGAGTGA